Proteins from a genomic interval of Synergistaceae bacterium:
- a CDS encoding type II toxin-antitoxin system RelE/ParE family toxin, whose protein sequence is MASLPRAYADRIIKATEKLTDNPHPHGCKKLKGMETWRIRVDNYRVVYEIHDDVLIVLVVRVAHRREVYKT, encoded by the coding sequence ATTGCAAGCCTACCCAGGGCATATGCAGACCGAATCATTAAGGCCACCGAAAAACTCACCGACAATCCCCATCCACACGGATGCAAGAAGCTGAAGGGTATGGAGACGTGGCGTATCCGTGTTGACAACTATCGGGTAGTCTACGAGATTCACGACGACGTTTTGATTGTACTAGTGGTGCGGGTTGCGCATCGGAGAGAAGTTTATAAGACTTGA
- a CDS encoding glycosyltransferase family 8 protein, with amino-acid sequence MERLEISEENKLAGDVIHVVLAVYDPKGTYARHAGVVMASIFERTRNPVRVHILHDQTLTEHNRVLLTETAESYGQSVEFHDVMPHMGQLGEDAIKLAQQWSIGTLFRLLIVEVLLLDKVIYLDCDVVVNMNIRELWDIAVDNCALAGVLDRPANKPYRRISAKAFRFKHIGCDQATYINAGVLSINLYRIRKKYNLTQEIVPWFSRHKRYIDTVDQDLINSYFRGDIKIIDGRFNNGHVFINANFCDDLNDPRIANSILHAILSPKPWEALKGFAMDRLYWRTFLKTPWGRLEPEKIVDLMIDVAEKSPLTHRRTYQCYKRIFFRWRKDIFLNDIVVIVWFMMQELYDKIKSSLIQRKIEKI; translated from the coding sequence ATGGAGAGACTGGAGATATCGGAAGAAAACAAACTCGCCGGCGACGTCATTCACGTCGTCCTGGCCGTCTACGACCCGAAGGGCACGTATGCGAGACACGCGGGGGTCGTCATGGCCTCCATTTTCGAACGAACACGGAACCCCGTTCGCGTTCACATTCTGCATGACCAAACGCTGACGGAGCACAATCGTGTCCTTTTGACCGAAACCGCGGAATCCTACGGACAGAGTGTCGAATTTCACGATGTCATGCCCCACATGGGGCAGTTGGGAGAGGATGCCATAAAGCTGGCGCAGCAGTGGTCGATTGGGACATTGTTTCGCTTGCTGATCGTGGAAGTTCTTCTTTTGGACAAAGTGATCTACCTGGACTGCGATGTGGTGGTCAACATGAATATCCGAGAACTCTGGGATATTGCCGTGGACAATTGCGCTTTGGCTGGAGTGTTGGACCGGCCGGCAAACAAACCCTACAGACGGATTTCCGCCAAAGCGTTTAGGTTCAAACATATAGGTTGCGACCAAGCGACCTATATCAACGCTGGTGTTTTATCGATAAACCTTTATCGGATAAGAAAAAAATACAACCTGACCCAAGAAATCGTCCCATGGTTTTCGCGCCACAAACGTTACATAGACACGGTGGACCAGGACTTGATTAATTCATATTTTCGCGGGGACATCAAAATCATCGACGGCAGATTCAACAATGGTCACGTTTTCATAAACGCCAACTTCTGCGATGACCTGAACGACCCAAGGATCGCAAATTCTATCCTTCACGCTATCCTTAGTCCCAAGCCTTGGGAAGCTCTGAAGGGATTTGCTATGGACCGGTTGTATTGGAGAACTTTTCTCAAAACGCCCTGGGGCCGCTTGGAACCGGAAAAAATAGTGGACCTTATGATCGACGTGGCCGAAAAATCACCGCTCACCCACCGGCGGACATATCAGTGTTACAAAAGGATTTTTTTCCGCTGGCGGAAGGACATTTTTCTTAATGATATCGTGGTCATCGTTTGGTTTATGATGCAAGAGCTTTATGACAAAATAAAATCCTCGCTGATCCAAAGGAAGATAGAGAAAATATGA